The following proteins come from a genomic window of Sander vitreus isolate 19-12246 chromosome 14, sanVit1, whole genome shotgun sequence:
- the cap1 gene encoding adenylyl cyclase-associated protein 1: MAELASLVQRLEVAVGRLESMSGPGGSGGNSAGGAVSAYVEAFDVIVSGPVAQYLSLSQKIGGDVQKHADMMKQAFSSQRILLITASSSQKPSDAVLTTLLQPVSKAIQQVQTFREQNRSSPHFNHLSAVSESVPALGWIAMAPKPCPYVKEMQDAAMFYTNRVLKEFKEKDQTHVDWVKAYLSIWAELQNYIKEHHTTGLTWSKSGAVASASAAPPSAPAGGCPPPPPPGPPPPAMDLSGSSGGGGDSGADNRNALFAAINKGSNITSGLKHVSDDQKTHKNPNLRGTAPVRSGPKPFASSNPRPAASATPTRKLPPVFELDGKKWKVENQEGAQNLVIDRTELKQVVYAYKCNKSTLQIKGKINSITIDGCNKMGLVFDDVVGIVEIINCKDAKIQVLGKVPTISINKTDGCHVYLSKDSLSCEIVSAKSSEMNILVPNKDGEFTEMPVPEQFKTIWDGNKLITTATEIAG; the protein is encoded by the exons ATGGCTGAGTTGGCGAGTCTGGTGCAGCGGCTGGAGGTGGCGGTCGGTCGCCTGGAGTCCATGTCAGGCCCTGGAGGCAGTGGTGGAAATTCTGCTGGGGGAG CTGTATCGGCGTACGTCGAGGCCTTTGATGTGATTGTCAGCGGTCCCGTGGCTCAGTACTTATCTCTTAGCCAGAAGATCGGGGGCGATGTCCAGAAACAT gCAGACATGATGAAGCAGGCATTCTCCAGTCAGAGAATACTCCTCATAACAGCCTCTTCCTCCCAGAAGCCCTCTGAT GCAGTTTTGACGACTCTCCTGCAGCCGGTGTCCAAAGCGATCCAGCAGGTGCAGACGTTCCGCGAGCAGAACCGCAGCTCGCCGCATTTCAACCACCTTTCTGCCGTGAGCGAGAGCGTGCCCGCTCTCGGATGGATCGCCATG GCTCCAAAGCCATGCCCCTACGTTAAAGAGATGCAGGATGCTGCCATGTTCTACACCAACCGTGTGCTCAAGGAATTCAAGGAAAA GGACCAGACACATGTGGACTGGGTGAAGGCCTACCTCTCCATCTGGGCTGAGCTGCAAAACTACATCAAAGAGCACCACACCACCGGGCTGACCTGGAGCAAGAGT GGTGCCGTTGCTTCGGCCTCTGCAGCTCCCCCCAGTGCTCCtgctggtggatgtcctccccCACCTCCCCCTGGACCACCTCCTCCCGCCATGGACTTGAGCGGATCCTCTGGTGGCGGTGGCGATTCTGGTGCTGACAATCGTAACGCGTTGTTCGCGGCCATCAACAAGGGATCGAACATCACCAGCG GCCTGAAGCATGTGAGCGACGACCAGAAGACCCACAAGAATCCTAACCTGAGGGGTACGGCTCCAGTGCGTTCCGGACCAAAACCTTTCGCCTCATCCAATCCCCGACCTGCTGCGTCGGCCACCCCGACCCGCAAGCTGCCCCCTGTGTTTGAGCTGGATGGGAAGAAGTGGAAAGTG GAGAACCAAGAGGGAGCGCAGAACCTGGTGATCGACCGCACTGAGCTGAAACAAGTGGTTTATGCTTACAAATGCAACAAGAGCACCCTGCAGATCAAGGGCAAAATCAACTCCATCACTATAG ATGGCTGTAATAAAATGGGTCTGGTGTTTGATGATGTCGTGGGCATCGTAGAGATTATCAACTGTAAGGATGCCAAGATTCAG GTCCTGGGTAAGGTCCCCACTATCTCCATCAACAAGACGGACGGTTGCCATGTCTACCTGAGTAAAGACTCTCTGAGCTGCGAGATTGTCAGCGCCAAAAGTTCAGAGATGAACATCCTGGTACCCAACAAAGACGGAGAGTTT ACGGAGATGCCTGTTCCTGAGCAGTTCAAGACCATCTGGGACGGAAACAAGCTCATTACCACAGCAACAGAGATCGCCGGATAG
- the kiaa0319l gene encoding dyslexia-associated protein KIAA0319-like protein, with the protein MSCAHHKLLTWSLPHLLLPLTYLLVLASPTGVSANLCRVTGGVLGIHWSSIVSMGWHSLAKGRGGATCWESCCLIPSCKAVWSLGGQCVLLSCSQNRGCPITTLPQPHQESLGLLQLLSKSPVVTARHRRTRQVQHAVSHTPHIGQLTSTESPKPETARQTTTVHSTNKLLQTAQKNLSQSADIAPVPSQQNSTDTANTVKSSNSSDVSTPTATAATATITTPTQTVRELVVSAGVSVEVTLPRNEVELNAFVVPTPPPETTYAFDWHLITHPKDYSGQMEGQHSTTLKLSKLTVGLYEFEVTVLGEGAHGEGYVNVTVKPEPRVNKHPVAVVSPKFQEISLPTSSTVIDGSQSTDDDKVVAWHWEEVKGPLREEKVSANTPVLTLTNLVPGNYTFSLTVTDSDGATNSTQATLTVNKAKDYRPVANAGPNQVIQLPRNSITLYGNQSTDDHDSLSYEWSLSPESKDKVVEMQGVRTPILQLSAMQEGDYTFQLTVTDSAGQQETAQVTVIVQPENNKPPVADAGPEKELTLPVDRTTLDGSKSSDDQKIATYHWKQTKGPDGVKIENAEGAVATVTGLEVGTYEFTLTVTDDRKLQSSDTVTVIVREELDQPPVAHVVSSPPITLPVRTCTLDGSHSTDDKGGVSYLWTRDDSSPAAGDVLNSSDHQAVLFLGNLVEGKYGFILTVTDSKGQTSTDRGTVEVKPDIWKRDLVELVLEVSVSQVSHRQRDMLLRQVGVLLGVLDSDIIVREISAFNEHSTRLVFLVSGGPGRPPLSGRSVALSLRNKLRKQKNDFLIYKARRVDTVICQLNCSSHGDCDSYTRRCVCHPFWMENFIRAQLGDAESNCEWSVLYVTIASFMIVVAIATVVWGMVCCCKRRKSKVRRSKSRYKMLEADEQDSLELQPPRAARIKPVPAPTSSALMHSDSDLDSDEGQGGVPWTEQERGHLLRPQNGSLRNGQGPGRGRKQREELL; encoded by the exons ATGTCCTGTGCACACCACAAGCTGCTCACCTGGAGCTTACCTCACCTCCTCCTACCGCTGACCTACCTCTTGGTCTTGGCTTCTCCCACAG GTGTGTCAGCAAATCTCTGCCGGGTGACCGGGGGGGTACTGGGGATTCACTGGAGCAGCATCGTCAGCATGGGTTGGCACTCTCTGGCAAAAGGGAGAGGCGGGGCAACATGTTGGGAGTCTTGCTGCTTGATTCCCAGCTGCAAGGCCGTGTGGAGCCTCGGCGGGCAATGTGTGCTTCTCAGCTGCTCGCAGAATAGGGGCTGCCCCATCACCACCCTGCCCCAGCCCCACCAGGAGTCCCTCGGCCTCCTTCAGCTGCTCTCAAAG AGTCCTGTCGTCACAGCAAGACATAGAAGAACTCGTCAGGTACAGCATGCAGTAAGCCACACACCACACATAGGACAGCTTACCAGCACG GAAAGTCccaaaccagaaacagctcGCCAAACTACAACAGTACACAGCACCAACAAACTTCTTCAAACAGCCCAAAAGAACCTTAGCCAGAGTGCAGACATTGCTCCTGTTCCATCACAGCAGAACTCAACGGACACCGCTAATACCGTTAAGTCTTCCAATAGCAGTGATGTCAGCACACCCACAGCCACAGCTGCAACTGCTACCATCACAACTCCAACACAGACTG TGAGGGAGCTGGTGGTGTCTGCAGGAGTGAGTGTGGAGGTCACGTTGCCCCGCAACGAGGTCGAGCTCAACGCCTTCGTGGTCCCAACGCCCCCACCAG AGACAACCTATGCATTTGACTGGCATCTGATAACTCATCCCAAAGATTACAGTGGGCAGATGGAAGGCCAGCACAGCACGACACTTAAACTCAGCAAG ctgacTGTGGGCCTGTATGAGTTTGAGGTGACGGTGCTTGGGGAGGGGGCACATGGAGAAGGTTACGTCAATGTCACAGTCAAACCAG AGCCGCGGGTAAACAAGCATCCCGTTGCCGTAGTTTCCCCAAAGTTCCAAGAGATCTCCTTGCCAACCAGCTCTACCGTCATAGACGGCAGCC agagcacagatgatGACAAGGTGGTGGCGTGGCACTGGGAAGAGGTTAAAGGTCCCCTGAGGGAGGAGAAGGTCTCTGCCAACACCCCCGTCCTCACCCTCACCAACCTGGTGCCTGGGAACTACACATTCAG TTTGACAGTGACAGACTCAGATGGAGCCACAAACTCAACACAGGCCACCCTCACAGTCAACAAAGCCAAGGACTATCGGCCTGTGGCCAACGCCGGCCCTAACCAG GTCATCCAGTTGCCACGCAACTCCATCACTCTGTACGGCAACCAAAGCACCGACGACCACGATTCCCTGTCCTATGAGTGGTCACTCAGCCCTGAGAGCAAAGACAAGGTGGTGGAGATGCAG GGCGTACGGACGCCGATCTTGCAGCTGTCTGCTATGCAAGAGGGAGACTACACCTTCCAGCTGACTGTGACAGACTCAGCTGGCCAACAGGAAACCGCCCAGGTCACCGTCATTGTGCAGCCAG AAAACAATAAGCCACCAGTAGCAGATGCAGGACCGGAGAAAGAACTGACGCTGCCTGTTGATCGAACCACTCTGGATGGCAGTAAGAGCAGTGATGACCAGAAGATAGCCACTTACCACTGGAAACAAACTAA GGGTCCTGATGGTGTAAAGATTGAAAATGCAGAAGGTGCCGTTGCCACGGTGACAGGTCTTGAGGTTGGCACGTACGAATTTACGCTGACTGTAACTGATGATAGGAAGCTGCAGAGTAGCGACACTGTTACAGTCATCGTCAGAGAAG AACTGGACCAGCCTCCTGTggctcatgttgtgtcgagtcCACCCATCACTCTGCCTGTCAGAACCTGCACGCTAGATGGATCTCACTCCACTGATGACAAAGGTGGAGTCAGCTACCTGTGGACGAGAGATGATAGCAGCCCTGCTGCTGGG GATGTACTGAACAGCTCTGACCACCAGGCGGTGCTGTTTCTGGGAAACCTGGTGGAGGGGAAGTACGGCTTCATCCTGACTGTAACTGACAGTAAGGGACAGACCAGCACTGACAGAGGCACAGTGGAGGTCAAACCAG ACATATGGAAGCGTGACCTGGTGGAGTTGGTGCTGGAGGTCTCTGTATCCCAGGTCTCCCACCGTCAGCGTGACATGCTGCTGCGCCAGGTTGGGGTTTTACTGGGCGTGCTCGACAGTGACATCATTGTGCGTGAGATCAGTGCGTTTAATGAGCACAG TACTCGTTTGGTCTTCCTGGTGTCAGGCGGTCCAGGGCGCCCTCCTCTGTCAGGCCGCAGCGTTGCACTTAGCCTACGCAACAAACTGCGCAAACAGAAAAATGACTTTCTCATCTACAAGGCCCGACGAGTGGATACAGTCA TCTGCCAGCTGAACTGCTCCAGTCATGGCGATTGTGACTCATACACACGGCGTTGTGTCTGCCACCCTTTCTGGATGGAGAACTTCATCAGAGCTCAGCTTGGAGATGCAGAGAGCAACTGTG aGTGGAGTGTACTCTATGTGACTATAGCGTCATTTATGATTGTGGTTGCTATAGCAACAGTTGTCTGGGGAATGGTGTGTTGCTGCAAAAG GCGTAAGAGCAAAGTGCGTAGAAGCAAAAGCAGGTATAAAATGCTAGAAGCTGATGAGCAAGACAGTCTGGAGCTACAACCACCCAGAGCTG CCCGCATTAAGCCGGTGCCCGCTCCTACCTCCTCAGCCCTCATGCACTCGGACTCTGACCTGGACAGTGATGAAGGGCAGGGCGGGGTCCCGTGGACAGAGCAGGAGCGCGGGCATCTCCTGCGGCCCCAGAACGGCTCCCTAAGGAACGGGCAGGGGCCGGGAAGGGGCAGAAAGCAAAGAGAAGAGCTGCTATAG